The genomic segment CATTTACTTCTATCCCTGTTTCTTTGGGTAATCCTTATTTTTTAGGAAGATGGGGAGTTTATACCATAGATAATATCTTTACTCTTTCTGCGAAGTTAGGATTAAATAAATTAAGAACAATTGAGAAAATTAAGTGTAGAGGAATAAATTTGGTCTCTAATGCTACCAGTATTATAAAAGGATTTAAATCTTAAGGATTATCTTAACTTCACAATCACAGGGAGTTTTATTCTCTTATAATAAGTTGATTTAAATAATGAGAGGGTTTTCTCAACATCTTCTTTTTTGAACCCAGCTTTTATAATCTCTTCTTTGTTTTTCTTTTCGTCTACATAGAGTTTCAAAATGGGGTCCAAAATCCTATAAGGCAACAACTCATTTTCATCTAATTGGTCTTTATTGAGTTCTGCTGTCGGTGGCCTTTTTATAATTGAACTTGGAATGACTTTTCCCTTTGTCTTGTTAATCCATTTTGTTAGTTCGTATATTTCGGTTTTATATAGGTCTCCAATTGGAGCAATAGCACCTACAGTATCGCCATAAAGGGTACAATAGCCTGTTAATATTTCAGATCTATTTCCTGTTGCGATGACCAAAGCCTTTTCTTTATTAGCTACATACATAAGAAAATTTGCTCTAATTCTTGCCTGAAGATTTTCTTCTGGTATTTCTATTCTTTTAATAATGAATTTCTTAGAAAGCTTTTCTAAATATTTATCGAAAATATCTGTTATATCAAACTCGATTAACTCTACACTTATTCTTTTACAAAGTTCATAGGCATTTTCTTGACTTTGAAGAGAAGTAAATTTAGCCTTCATAAAAAGAGGTATTATATTCTCTCTACCAATTGCTTCAGCTGTTAAAAAAGCTGTGATAGCTGAGTCTAGCCCTCCACTTACTCCTATAACACCTTTTTTAAAACCACTTTTATTGAAGTATTTTCTTATTCCTTCTATGATTTTACTATATACTACTTCCCATTTCATCTTTATTTACTCTTACAAAGATCTATTACGATTCAAAATTAAACCTATAAAGTTTCCTTATTTGGTTTCAAATAATGATAAAATCCTATATCTATTATCTTTTTAGTATTTTAGGATATAATATATTTTAAATGAAGGATAAGTCAATAGATTTAATTTTGGAATAGGGAAATCCAAAACAAGCTGGATTTATTTTCTGAATACTAAATAGAACTTTAGAAATTTAACCCTAAAGATTCGTATATTTTTAAGATTGCTTCTTTTGTTCTTTCATAAGAAAATTTGCTTTTTACTATTTTTCTTCCCTCTTCCCCCATTTCGATTCTTTTCTTCTTGTTTTTAATTAGTTCTTTTAACTTTTCTACATATCCATTCAGATCATTGGGTGAAATGAGATAGCCTGTAAAAGAATCTACGACCACTTCTTTTATTCCGTCCACAGAAGAGGCTACAACAGGGAGCCCTGAAGCCATTGCTTCAAGAATAGATAAAGGGGCTCCTTCCCATTTTGAAGGGAGAAAGAAAATATCAATCTTGGAAAGGAAATCAGGGATGTCCTTCCGCCATCCTAAAAGCTTAATTCTTTTATTTCCTCTTATTAAATTTTCTACTTTTTTACGAAGAACCCCATCGCCAACATATAGAAAAACGACGTTCTTGAATATTGAAGTCACTTTTAAGGCGACTTTCGCCCAAATTATTGGATTTTTTTGAGGTTTAAAATTAGCCACCGTTCCTATCTTTATAAAGTTATTCCTTTTGCTTCTCCTTTTAAAAAGACTCGTATCTACATAATTGGGAACATAGATATATTTTGGCCTTTTACTAAGACCCCATTCCAGGGCTTTTTTTATATGGATCTTAGAGACTGAAATTTGAAAATTGCCAAAACAAGAAGCGATTCTTTCTGCTAAGAGATAAATAAATCTTTTGAAAAAAAGAATATAAGGATTAATAGCGAATCCATGAATGTGGTGGACGGAAAATACAAAAGGAAGTGTTCCCGAAACTAATCTTCCAATTATACCTGCTTTTGAACCATGGGTGTGCAAGATTATTCGGTCATATTCTTTATGAAATGTAATAAGAATATTTCTTAATTTAAAGAAACAAAGGATGTCACTTAGTGGACTAATCTCTCTTTTTAAACAAGATAATGTTATGTGTCTTTCTCCTAGTTTTTCTTTTACGTTTTGATAGAGAAATCCACCCTTTCCTGTGATTAATACTCCTTTATCTTTTAACTCTCTTACTAAATCTAATACAATTTTTTGAGCTCCCCCTAATTCTAATTTAGCAATACATTGAATAACTAAAACTCGCATAAATTCTCTGCAATTCTTTTTCCTTCCAAGATAGATTCTTCCATATAAGAATATTCCCACTTGCCGAATCTTCCTGCTAAGGTTATATTATAATTCTCTAAAAATTCCTTGATTTCTCTGAGGATATTCTCTCTACTTTTATTATAAATTGGATAGGCATATGGAATCTCAACCTTAGAAACTATATCTATCTTTTCTCTTTTTATCATTCCTATTTCCTCCAGATTTTTAATTACAATTTCAATAATTTTTTTACTTGGATTTTTATCTCTATATGAAATTTCTACCCATAATGAGGAACACCCTTTAGGTGCAAGCTCTCTATACACATTTGAAAGAGAGCCAACCCGATAGAAAGGAATTTCCCTTTCTGGAAAATATATCCAGTGAAATTTCGAAGGTTCAAAATTTATATTATGTAGTTCACCTGGAGGTAAAATTTCTCCTTTTATTCCAATATTTAAACAAAGAACCGAATTCCAAATCAGTTTTTCTTTTAATTTAATCTTCCTTCTATAGAACATCTTCAATAACTCAGGAAGAGGGATTGTAGAAATAAGCTTCTCATATTTTATTTTCTTGGAATCTAAATAAACATAATTTTTATCTATTTTCTTAACTTCCCCTTTTACAAACTCAATTCCTTTAGAAAAAGAAGAAATAAGCTCACCAATTCCTTCAGGAGGATAAAAGAATTTAGCGTTATAACCAACTTCCTGTGAAGAGCTTGGCTTTTCCTTAGGCACATAATTAACGAGAAAATTAGGGGTTATTTCTCTTATTGGATATCTCCAAAGCTTCTCATTATAAGGCAAGAAAAAAATTTCATATAATCCTTTTCCAAAATTACTAATAAACCAATCCTCAAGATTTTGAATTTTTTTCTTGTTTCGAAGAGTAAACCATATAGAGGATTTTATACGGCTTAATATAGGAAGGTATTGAATGTTTAATTGAATTGGATATGGAATAAGTCTTTTGTAAAGATAAACATACGAGTTTCTTTTTATTAATCTAATATTAGGAAGAAGTTTTTTTATTAGATTTTCAACATATATGGTTCTGCAATGAAGAAAATGCCCTGTATAGTTAAAAACATATCCATCTATATTTATATTCCTACAGAGTCCTCCTGGCTCTTTTTCTTTTTCTATAATTATGAATCTACAATTTCTCTCTTTAAGATGATATGCAATAGATAATCCTGTAATTCCTGCTCCAAGGATTACAATCAAGTTTTGCCTCTTAATATAATGCCAAAAAATGCAAATATTAGAAATCCAACCGCATATGAAATTACGGCACCTTTAAAGGTAAGTAAAGTGATGATAAAAGAAGCTTCACACAAAGCAATTGTTGAGAGGTATATTATAGCCACTATTGAAGGAATAGGCAAGCCCGAAGCCTTAAGTTTTAAAACAAAGTGGTCATGAGAACCCCTAAGAGGATTTTGTTTTTTCGTAATTCTAAGAGATATTACATAAAAAGTGTCAAAAATTGGGATAAAGAGAATTAATAATGGGACAAAAATACTAATGGGATTACCGAAGGAATACCTTGTAATTAAAGCTACCACTGAAAGAATGTAACCAAGAAAAAGACTCCCCGAGTCTCCCATAAAAATTTTCGCTTTTGGTAAGTTAAATGGTAAAAAGCCAAGACAACTTCCGGCAAGAGTCAAAGCAATTATAGGATAATTTCCTGTGCCAAAAGCTGAAATAAAAACAAAACTTAAGGCTGAAAAAAAGCCAACCCCTGCAGCTATCCCATCCATCACATCAATTATATTAAAAGCATTTGTAATTCCAACAATCCAAAAGATGGATAAGATTATGTTAATGGATGTAGGTAAAGAGACAATTCTCATCCTAAAACCAGCCCAGACCGTAAAAATTCCTATTAAAAATTGAAAGAAAAGTTTTAGATACCTTGAATAAGGCCTAACATCGTCAAATAACCCAAGGAGGAAAATTAAAAAACCAAATAGGAGTATTTCTTTCTCTCCTTTACTTAAAAGACCAATTAAGGTCCCTAAGAAAATTGCAATTCCACCACCATAAGGAGTTGGATCAGAGTGGGTTTTAATTCCTCCCGGTTTATCTAATAATCCTATTTTTGGAGAAATCTTCCAAAATAGAATTGTTAAAAAGAAACTTAAAAAAAATGCGAGAATAAAATAAATCATCTCTTAACTCTCCTTTTCAAATTAACAAGTTTATCCAAATTAGTCAATATAAAATTTTTTCAAATCAGTTGAAATAATCCACCGCATTTTTGAAGATTTTAAGCCCCTCTCCTCCTAATTTCCCATCTTGCCAATCAGGGGGAGAGTGTTTAAATATATTTCTTTCTGGATGTGGCATGAGCCCTAAGATTCTGCCAGTTTTATCACACAAGCCAGCTATTTTACCACTTGAATTTGTAGGATCTTTCCCAAAATATCTAAGAGCTACATATCCTCCCTTTTCTATTTTATTAAGTGTTCTTTCATCCCCAATAAATAACCTTCCTTCACTATTCGCCATTGGGATGCGAAAGGTTTCTATTCCTTTTGTAAATACACAATGATTTGGTTCTGCTTTAAGAGTAAGCCATTCGTCTCTAAATTTAGCTTCTGGAATTAGGGTGAGCGTAGCCTTAGCGTCTTTAAAGCCTGGAAGGAGTTTCATTTTTATTAATATTTGAAAACCATTACATATACCAATAATAAGATTTCCTTTTTCTACGAAATTAAGAATTTCATCTTTTATTTTTGTAAGCCTTGCTGCTTCTGCGGTTCCTGCTCCAAGGTCATCTCCATAAGTAAATCCTCCCGGAATTGCAAGTATTTGTATTCTTGAGAGAATCTTTGGGTTTCTTAAAAGAGCGTCGAGAAATATAAATTCCACATCTGCCCCTGCTTTACTAAAAGCGAAACCTGTTTCTACATCGCAGTTTGTTCCAGGCCCTCTTAAAATTAAAGCTTTTACCATTTTACGGCCTTTTCCCATAAATCTAAAATATGTCTTATTTTAACATCCATTATTGTTTTTCTCTCTTTCTTTAAGATAAAAGAGTCTCCTCTTGTCTCGCCAATCTTATAAAAAGGAATTCCCTTTAGATGCCTTTCCACATATCTCGCTTTGTCTCTCTTTACTTCGAGGAGGAAACGTGAATTTGATTCGCTAAATAACAGAATGTCTTCCCTTAAGGTTGGGGTTATAAAGCTAATATCAACTTCGCATCCA from the candidate division WOR-3 bacterium genome contains:
- a CDS encoding glycosyltransferase, with protein sequence MRVLVIQCIAKLELGGAQKIVLDLVRELKDKGVLITGKGGFLYQNVKEKLGERHITLSCLKREISPLSDILCFFKLRNILITFHKEYDRIILHTHGSKAGIIGRLVSGTLPFVFSVHHIHGFAINPYILFFKRFIYLLAERIASCFGNFQISVSKIHIKKALEWGLSKRPKYIYVPNYVDTSLFKRRSKRNNFIKIGTVANFKPQKNPIIWAKVALKVTSIFKNVVFLYVGDGVLRKKVENLIRGNKRIKLLGWRKDIPDFLSKIDIFFLPSKWEGAPLSILEAMASGLPVVASSVDGIKEVVVDSFTGYLISPNDLNGYVEKLKELIKNKKKRIEMGEEGRKIVKSKFSYERTKEAILKIYESLGLNF
- the nadE gene encoding NAD(+) synthase produces the protein MKWEVVYSKIIEGIRKYFNKSGFKKGVIGVSGGLDSAITAFLTAEAIGRENIIPLFMKAKFTSLQSQENAYELCKRISVELIEFDITDIFDKYLEKLSKKFIIKRIEIPEENLQARIRANFLMYVANKEKALVIATGNRSEILTGYCTLYGDTVGAIAPIGDLYKTEIYELTKWINKTKGKVIPSSIIKRPPTAELNKDQLDENELLPYRILDPILKLYVDEKKNKEEIIKAGFKKEDVEKTLSLFKSTYYKRIKLPVIVKLR
- a CDS encoding phosphoribosylformylglycinamidine synthase subunit PurQ — encoded protein: MVKALILRGPGTNCDVETGFAFSKAGADVEFIFLDALLRNPKILSRIQILAIPGGFTYGDDLGAGTAEAARLTKIKDEILNFVEKGNLIIGICNGFQILIKMKLLPGFKDAKATLTLIPEAKFRDEWLTLKAEPNHCVFTKGIETFRIPMANSEGRLFIGDERTLNKIEKGGYVALRYFGKDPTNSSGKIAGLCDKTGRILGLMPHPERNIFKHSPPDWQDGKLGGEGLKIFKNAVDYFN
- a CDS encoding MraY family glycosyltransferase, whose protein sequence is MIYFILAFFLSFFLTILFWKISPKIGLLDKPGGIKTHSDPTPYGGGIAIFLGTLIGLLSKGEKEILLFGFLIFLLGLFDDVRPYSRYLKLFFQFLIGIFTVWAGFRMRIVSLPTSINIILSIFWIVGITNAFNIIDVMDGIAAGVGFFSALSFVFISAFGTGNYPIIALTLAGSCLGFLPFNLPKAKIFMGDSGSLFLGYILSVVALITRYSFGNPISIFVPLLILFIPIFDTFYVISLRITKKQNPLRGSHDHFVLKLKASGLPIPSIVAIIYLSTIALCEASFIITLLTFKGAVISYAVGFLIFAFFGIILRGKT
- a CDS encoding FAD-dependent oxidoreductase, producing the protein MIVILGAGITGLSIAYHLKERNCRFIIIEKEKEPGGLCRNINIDGYVFNYTGHFLHCRTIYVENLIKKLLPNIRLIKRNSYVYLYKRLIPYPIQLNIQYLPILSRIKSSIWFTLRNKKKIQNLEDWFISNFGKGLYEIFFLPYNEKLWRYPIREITPNFLVNYVPKEKPSSSQEVGYNAKFFYPPEGIGELISSFSKGIEFVKGEVKKIDKNYVYLDSKKIKYEKLISTIPLPELLKMFYRRKIKLKEKLIWNSVLCLNIGIKGEILPPGELHNINFEPSKFHWIYFPEREIPFYRVGSLSNVYRELAPKGCSSLWVEISYRDKNPSKKIIEIVIKNLEEIGMIKREKIDIVSKVEIPYAYPIYNKSRENILREIKEFLENYNITLAGRFGKWEYSYMEESILEGKRIAENLCEF